The Phalacrocorax carbo chromosome 11, bPhaCar2.1, whole genome shotgun sequence genome includes a region encoding these proteins:
- the ATP7A gene encoding copper-transporting ATPase 1 — protein sequence MEAKSIVIGVEGMTCNSCVQTIEQHVGKMNGIHNVEVSLEDKNAVVVYDSKLQTPATLQEAIYDMGFDATIPDSNPQPVLLDTIFLTIPTQSALTPKQICSTLLKNKGIMDVKMSSDQKTAVVTFISSLINGKQIIHMVPGVDLNISAPEVTPGTCEDSSWSQASSVVLRLKVEGMTCHSCTSTIEGKIGKLQGIQRIKVSLDNQEAVVVYQPHLITADEIKHQIEAAGFTASFKKQPRPLKLSAIDLERLRNTQTKGSETAPRENLNVNDTKTVVFRIDGMHCNSCVLNIQSTVSALPSVTSIVVSLEKKSAVINYNPKLISIDMLRKAIEAVSPETFKVSLPDEYENVALFPTLASPLKSPHPALKDASQPLTQIVVINIEGMTCNSCVQSIEGVVSQKAGVKSIHVSLTNRNGTIEYDPLQTCPEDLRSSIEDMGFDASLSAEAELPVAGAQPSPEVQLESHKTEPPSSMSPTHLARQETKTISKCYVQVTGMTCASCVANIERNLRREDGIHSILVALMAGKAEVRYNPAVIHPSAIAELIRELGFGATVMENCGEGDGILELVVRGMTCASCVHKIESTLMKTNGVLYCSVALATNKAHIKYDPEIIGPRDVIQVIKDLGFTTSLVKKDRSASHLDHKQEIRQWKRSFVVSLVFCIPVMGLMIYMMVMDSQLSDAHTRHNMSSEEMEALHSSMVLEYQLLPGLSVMNFVSFLLCVPVQVFGGWHFYIQAYKALKHRTANMDVLIVLATSIAFLYSFVILLVAMAEKAKTNPVTFFDTPPMLFVFISLGRWLEHVAKGKTSEALARLISLQATEATIVTLGPGNVLLSEEQVDVELVQRGDIVKVIPGGKFPVDGRVIEGHSMVDESLITGEAMPVTKKPGNTVIAGSINQNGSLLISATHVGSDTTLSQIVKLVEEAQTSKAPIQQFADKLSGYFVPCIVAVSVVTLFAWIIIGFVDFEIIEKYFRGYNKSISAAEVIIRFAFQASITVLCIACPCSLGLATPTAVMVGTGVGAQNGILIKGGEPLEMAHKVKVVVFDKTGTITHGTPEVMQVKFLVEGNQLPHNKMLAIVGTAESNSEHPLGVAITKYCKRELDSETLGTCADFQVVPGCGISCKVTNIEALLYRKNKMVEEKNIKNVTLVKIEENMDESVQPALIIDAELPTAMSSQKYSVLIGNREWMNRNGLLVTNEVDKAMMEHERRGRTAVLAAVDGVLCGLIAIADTVKPEAELAVCTLKSMGLEVVLMTGDNSKTARSIASQVGITKVFAEVLPSHKVAKVKQLQDEGRRVAMVGDGINDSPALAMANVGIAIGTGTDVAIEAADVVLIRDDLMDVVASIDLSRKTVKRIRINFVFALIYNLIGVPIAAGVFLPIGLVLQPWMGSAAMAASSVSVVLSSLLLKMYQKPSSEKLEFRARGQMRHKSSSEISVHIGIDEAGTGSPKLSLMDRIINYSRASINSLFSDKRSVSSIVLNEPDKHSLLVGDYGEDDDTAL from the exons ATGGAGGCAAAATCCATAGTTATCGGCGTGGAGGGGATGACGTGCAATTCCTGTGTTCAAACCATTGAACAACATGTCGGGAAGATGAATGGTATCCATAACGTTGAA GTATCTCTAGAGGATAAGAATGCAGTCGTCGTTTATGACTCAAAACTGCAGACTCCAGCAACACTGCAGGAAGCAATATATGACATGGGATTTGATGCTACAATACCTGATTCGAACCCACAACCTGTTTTACTTGACACTATTTTTCTTACCATTCCTACTCAGTCAGCTCTAACACCTAAACAGATTTGTAGTACACTACTAAAGAACAAAGGTATCATGGATGTTAAAATGTCCTCCGATCAAAAAACTGCAGTGGTGACTTTCATTTCTTCCCTTATAAATGGCAAGCAGATTATCCATATGGTCCCAGGAGTAGATTTAAATATCTCGGCACCAGAGGTAACGCCTGGAACTTGTGAAGATTCCAGCTGGTCACAAGCAAGTAGCGTTGTGCTGCGCCTGAAAGTAGAGGGGATGACCTGTCATTCCTGCACCAGCACCATTGAGGGGAAGATTGGCAAATTGCAAGGGATTCAGCGGATTAAAG TGTCCCTGGACAATCAGGAAGCTGTTGTTGTCTACCAGCCTCATCTAATCACAGCAGACGAAATAAAGCATCAAATTGAAGCTGCGGGTTTCACGGCATCTTTCAAAAAGCAGCCTAGACCCCTCAAGCTCAGTGCTATTGACCTGGAAAGGTTGAGGAATACTCAGACCAAAGGCTCTGAGACAGCACCGAGAGAAAACTTGAATGTGAATGATACAAAGACAGTTGTCTTCAGAATTGATGGCATGCACTGCAATTCATGTGTCCTCAATATTCAGAGTACCGTATCAGCACTCCCATCAGTAACAAGTATAGTTGTTTCATTAGAGAAGAAATCTGCTGTTATAAACTATAACCCAAAGTTAATTAGCATAGACATGCTGAGAAAAGCCATAGAGGCAGTGTCTCCAGAGACATTTAAAGTCAGCCTTCCTGACGAATATGAAAACGTAGCACTTTTCCCCACACTGGCATCCCCACTGAAGTCTCCTCATCCAGCTCTGAAGGATGCTAGCCAGCCACTTACTCAAATTGTTGTGATAAATATTGAGGGAATGACTTGCAACTCTTGCGTGCAGTCCATCGAGGGAGTCGTATCCCAAAAGGCGGGTGTAAAATCTATTCATGTCTCTCTCACAAATCGTAATGGGACTATAGAATATGACCCTCTGCAAACGTGCCCAGAAGACTTGCGGTCCTCTATAGAGGATATGGGATTTGATGCATCTTTATCAG CCGAGGCAGAACTACCTGTGGCAGGAGCTCAGCCCTCGCCCGAAGTGCAGTTGGAATCTCACAAAACTGAGCCTCCCTCCAGCATGTCACCAACCCACCTTGCTAGACAAGAGACAAAAACTATATCGAAGTGCTACGTCCAAGTCACAGGAATGACATGTGCTTCGTGTGTGGCCAACATCGAGAGAAATCTGAGAAGAGAAGATG GAATACATTCGATACTTGTTGCCCTAATGGCAGGAAAGGCAGAAGTGAGGTATAATCCTGCCGTCATACACCCTTCAGCTATTGCCGAGCTCATACGGGAACTGGGATTTGGAGCTACTGTGATGGAAAATTGTGGGGAAGGAGATGGAATTCTGGAACTTGTT GTGAGAGGAATGACGTGTGCTTCTTGCGTACACAAAATAGAATCCACCCTCATGAAGACAAATGGTGTTTTATACTGCTCGGTAGCTCTTGCAACCAACAAAGCACACATTAAGTATGATCCTGAGATTATAGGTCCTCGAGATGTTATACAAGTGATAAAG gatttAGGTTTCACTACTTCGTTAGTCAAAAAAGATAGATCTGCTAGTCACCTAGATCACAAGCAGGAAATAAGGCA GTGGAAAAGGTCTTTTGTTGTGAGTCTCGTTTTCTGTATTCCTGTCATGGGGCTGATGATTTACATGATGGTTATGGACAGTCAGCTTTCAGATGCTCACACACGTCACAACATGAGCAGTGAGGAAATGGAAGCCCTTCACTCCTCTATGGTCCTGGAATACCAGCTCCTACCAGGATTGTCTGTCATgaattttgtgtcatttttacTCTGTGTCCCTGTACAG GTATTTGGAGGCTGGCACTTCTATATACAGGCGTACAAAGCGCTGAAGCACAGAACTGCAAATATGGATGTGCTCATTGTTTTGGCAACCTCCATTGCCTTCCTCTACTCGTTTGTTATCCTTCTAGTGGCAATGGCtgagaaagcaaaaacaaacccTGTAACTTTCTTTGACACACCTCCTATGCTGTTCGTGTTCATCTCATTGGGCCGGTGGCTAGAGCATGTTGCAAag GGTAAAACATCAGAAGCACTGGCAAGACTAATTTCATTACAAGCTACTGAAGCTACTATTGTTACCTTGGGCCCTGGTAACGTTCTTTTAAG TGAAGAGCAAGTTGATGTCGAACTGGTTCAACGAGGTGACATTGTCAAAGTGATCCCGGGAGGCAAATTCCCAGTGGATGGTCGTGTTATCGAAGGCCACTCGATGGTAGACGAATCTCTTATCACAG GTGAAGCGATGCCTGTGACTAAAAAACCTGGCAATACAGTTATTGCAGGTTCTATTAACCAGAACGGATCGCTGCTGATCTCAGCAACCCATGTCGGATCTGATACAACTCTTTCCCAGATTGTTAAACTTGTGGAGGAGGCCCAGACCTCAAAG GCTCCTATCCAGCAATTTGCAGACAAACTTAGTGGCTACTTCGTTCCTTGTATTGTGGCTGTCTCTGTGGTTACCCTTTTTGCCTGGATTATAATTGGATTTGTGGATTTTGAAATCATAGAAAAATACTTTCGG GGTTACAATAAGAGCATTTCTGCAGCCGAGGTGATAATCCGCTTTGCTTTCCAAGCCTCCATCACAGTCCTGTGTATCGCGTGCCCCTGTTCTCTGGGGTTAGCCACCCCGACAGCTGTGATGGTTGGTACTGGAGTAGGAGCTCAGAACGGCATACTGATCAAAGGCGGAGAGCCGTTAGAGATGGCACACAAG GTGAAGGTGGTTGTATTTGACAAAACAGGTACTATTACTCACGGGACTCCAGAAGTGATGCAGGTGAAGTTTCTGGTGGAGGGTAACCAACTACCACATAATAAAATGCTGGCGATAGTGGGGACTGCGGAGAGTAATAGCGAGCATCCTCTTGGAGTAGCAATAACAAAGTACTGCAAAAGG GAACTGGACTCGGAAACCCTTGGGACATGTGCAGATTTTCAGGTAGTTCCGGGCTGTGGCATTAGTTGTAAAGTCACCAATATTGAAGCATTGCTCTACcggaaaaataaaatggttgaagaaaagaatattaaaaatgtgacaCTTGTGAAAATTGAGGAAAATATGGACGAATCCGTGCAGCCTGCTTTGATTATTGATGCTGAACTACCAA ctgctaTGAGTTCTCAGAAATACTCTGTTCTCATTGGGAACCGGGAGTGGATGAATAGAAACGGCCTCCTTGTTACAAATGAAGTCGATAAAGCCATGATGGAACATGAGCGAAGAGGTCGCACAGCAGTTCTAGCAGCCGTTGACG gAGTGCTTTGTGGCTTGATAGCTATTGCTGATACTGTGAAACCAGAAGCTGAGCTGGCAGTCTGCACTTTGAAGAGCATGGGATTAGAGGTTGTCCTAATGACTGGTGacaacagcaaaacagcaaGATCTATTGCCTCTCAG gTTGGCATCACCAAAGTGTTCGCAGAGGTTCTTCCCTCCCACAAAGTAGCCAAAGTGAAACAGTTACAAGACGAAGGAAGACGGGTGGCCATGGTTGGAGATGGTATCAATGACTCCCCAGCTCTTGCAATGGCCAATGTGGGCATTGCCATTGGCACAGGCACTGACGTGGCCATTGAGGCAGCTGATGTGGTTCTAATTAGg GATGACCTGATGGACGTGGTAGCAAGTATAGATTTATCAAGGAAAACTGTGAAAAGGATCCGGATCAACTTTGTCTTTGCTCTAATTTATAATCTCATCGGTGTTCCCATAGCCGCTG gtGTCTTCCTGCCCATCGGTTTGGTTTTGCAGCCCTGGATGGGATCTGCAGCAATGGCTGCCTCCTCCGTTTCTGTtgtgctttcttctttgctgttaAAGAT gTACCAGAAACCAAGTTCTGAGAAACTCGAGTTCCGGGCCCGCGGCCAAATGCGGCACAAGAGCTCGTCAGAAATCAGTGTCCACATCGGAATTGATGAGGCTGGGACGGGCTCTCCTAAACTGAGCTTAATGGATCGAATCATCAATTACAGTAGAGCCTCTATAAACTCGCTCTTTTCAGACAAGCGTTCAGTGAGCAGCATAGTTCTTAATGAACCAGATAAGCATTCGCTTTTGGTGGGAGATTATGGAGAAGATGATGACACGGCATTGTGA